In the genome of Eggerthella sp. YY7918, one region contains:
- a CDS encoding NAD(P)/FAD-dependent oxidoreductase translates to MLEISNVALPLDAGVPGEAAEGLVRVAAAEALGVGRDELRAVRVVKRSVDARKKRDVHFVATLAVTLADAAAEACVLAEGRANVKAHVPYEPLAVPALGAALDASGEPRPIVVGAGPAGLFAALYLARAGLRPLVLERGGDVNERLAAIETFNTGGPLDPHTNIQFGEGGAGTFSDGKLTTNIKNPMARHVLRWFVDAGAPEEILWQAKPHIGTDLLVDVVRTMRAQIIEAGGDVRFHTQLVGLHFENGMLAGVDVIEGRTGAVEHLPARRVVLACGHSARDTFEAVHDAGVFMEQKPFSVGVRIEHPQAAINRAQYGEAADHPALGAADYKLSVQVPSGRGVYTFCMCPGGEVVCAASEEGGVVVNGMSRFARDGENANSALLVGVGPEDFGNDHPLAGVELQRQMERAAYEAALTAGGAPYQTPAQTVGDFLAGRAGGSSATVHPTYARGVVWCDLRACLPPFVSKALDEALPLLDRRLHGFAAPDAVMTGVETRSSSPVRIVRDDSLQAHLTGTGQTAVAATRDDAASRGSGLYPCGEGAGYAGGIMSAACDGLRVAQAVASAFTECP, encoded by the coding sequence ATGCTTGAGATTTCGAATGTTGCGTTGCCGCTTGATGCGGGGGTGCCAGGGGAGGCGGCTGAGGGGCTTGTGCGGGTGGCGGCAGCGGAGGCGCTTGGGGTTGGGCGCGATGAGCTGCGAGCGGTGCGCGTGGTCAAGCGCAGTGTGGACGCGCGCAAGAAGCGCGACGTCCATTTTGTGGCGACCCTTGCGGTGACGCTTGCGGATGCTGCGGCTGAGGCGTGCGTGCTGGCCGAAGGCCGCGCGAACGTGAAGGCGCACGTGCCCTACGAACCCCTGGCGGTACCTGCGCTTGGTGCGGCGCTCGACGCATCCGGCGAGCCGCGACCTATCGTGGTGGGGGCGGGGCCGGCCGGTTTGTTCGCGGCGCTCTATCTGGCGCGCGCAGGGTTGCGGCCCCTCGTACTTGAGCGTGGCGGCGATGTGAACGAGCGCCTGGCGGCCATCGAAACCTTCAACACGGGCGGCCCGCTCGATCCACACACCAACATCCAGTTTGGCGAAGGCGGGGCAGGCACGTTCTCGGATGGCAAGCTGACCACCAACATCAAAAACCCGATGGCGCGCCACGTGCTGCGCTGGTTCGTGGACGCGGGCGCTCCCGAAGAAATCCTCTGGCAGGCGAAGCCCCACATTGGCACCGACCTTCTGGTGGACGTCGTGCGCACCATGCGCGCGCAGATTATCGAAGCAGGTGGGGACGTGCGCTTCCACACGCAGCTTGTGGGGCTGCACTTCGAGAATGGAATGCTTGCGGGCGTCGACGTGATTGAGGGGCGCACGGGCGCGGTGGAGCACCTGCCCGCGCGGCGTGTCGTGCTAGCCTGTGGCCATTCGGCGCGCGACACCTTTGAGGCTGTGCACGACGCGGGCGTGTTTATGGAGCAAAAGCCGTTCTCGGTGGGGGTGCGCATCGAGCATCCGCAGGCGGCCATCAACCGCGCGCAGTACGGCGAGGCGGCCGACCATCCGGCGCTTGGTGCGGCAGACTACAAGCTGTCCGTGCAGGTGCCGAGCGGCCGCGGCGTGTACACGTTCTGCATGTGTCCCGGTGGCGAGGTGGTGTGCGCCGCAAGCGAAGAAGGCGGCGTGGTGGTGAACGGCATGAGCCGCTTCGCGCGCGATGGCGAAAACGCGAACAGTGCGCTTTTGGTGGGCGTGGGGCCCGAGGACTTTGGGAACGATCACCCGCTCGCCGGCGTGGAGCTGCAGCGGCAGATGGAGCGTGCGGCCTACGAGGCAGCGCTTACGGCGGGAGGCGCGCCCTACCAGACTCCGGCGCAAACAGTGGGCGACTTTTTAGCTGGTCGCGCGGGCGGTTCGAGCGCAACCGTACATCCCACCTACGCACGTGGCGTGGTCTGGTGCGATTTGCGGGCGTGCCTGCCGCCCTTCGTCTCGAAAGCGCTGGACGAAGCGCTGCCGCTGCTCGACCGTCGGCTGCACGGCTTCGCCGCGCCCGACGCCGTCATGACCGGCGTCGAAACGCGCAGCTCAAGCCCCGTGCGCATCGTCCGCGACGATAGCCTGCAGGCGCATCTGACTGGGACAGGGCAAACGGCGGTTGCCGCAACGCGCGATGACGCGGCATCGCGCGGCAGTGGTCTTTATCCCTGCGGCGAAGGCGCGGGCTACGCCGGCGGCATCATGAGCGCCGCCTGTGACGGCCTCCGCGTCGCTCAAGCCGTAGCAAGCGCGTTCACCGAGTGTCCGTGA
- a CDS encoding ATP-binding protein, whose amino-acid sequence MERKVKAALKAWKESPFRKPLVMQGARQVGKTYTLLEFGKESYENIAYLNFETDPQFRELFDESISPERLIPLLSRATQQTIVSEKTLIFFDEIQLCERALTSLKYFCEQAPEYHVVAAGSLLGIAVNRSEFSYPVGKVNLITMYPMDLEEFLWALGETDLVLSIRQGFQNNEPLPSILHRAALERYREYLLVGGLPECVLQYAMTKNLVLVRHTQETILLNYLDDMSKYNRENEVKKTRLVYDNITVQLSRSNTRFQYKLIKKSGRASEFENAIEWLKLSGIVGQVFRVEQAWKPLDDHRDIDSFKIYVSDVGLLAAKKNLEPNDVLYPSNDLDDFRGGQTENYVYTQLVANGYECYYWKPERDAEVDFVIQREGSVIPLEVKSTDGKIKSMRKFMKLYEPPYGFKLATLNFGFENGIRTVPLYAAFCL is encoded by the coding sequence GTGGAACGCAAAGTAAAAGCTGCACTCAAAGCGTGGAAAGAAAGTCCGTTCCGTAAACCCCTTGTCATGCAGGGCGCTCGCCAAGTGGGCAAAACGTACACTCTGCTCGAGTTCGGAAAAGAATCGTACGAGAACATTGCCTATCTCAATTTTGAGACAGACCCGCAGTTCAGAGAGTTGTTTGATGAAAGTATCTCGCCGGAGCGCTTGATCCCCCTCCTTTCGAGGGCAACCCAGCAAACCATCGTGTCGGAAAAGACGCTCATATTTTTCGACGAGATACAGTTGTGCGAACGAGCGCTCACTTCGCTGAAATACTTCTGCGAGCAAGCGCCAGAATACCATGTGGTTGCTGCGGGCAGCTTGCTTGGAATTGCTGTTAATCGCAGCGAGTTTTCGTATCCCGTAGGAAAGGTGAATCTCATCACGATGTATCCAATGGATCTCGAAGAATTTCTATGGGCGCTCGGCGAAACTGATCTTGTGCTGTCCATCCGGCAAGGCTTCCAAAACAACGAACCGCTTCCTTCGATACTGCATCGGGCTGCTCTTGAGCGCTACCGAGAATATCTGCTGGTAGGGGGCCTTCCGGAATGCGTTTTGCAATATGCGATGACAAAAAATCTGGTGCTTGTTCGCCATACGCAAGAAACCATTCTGCTCAATTACCTTGATGACATGAGTAAGTACAATCGCGAAAATGAGGTAAAGAAAACGCGCCTTGTGTATGACAACATTACGGTGCAACTTTCGCGGAGCAATACGCGATTCCAATATAAGCTTATCAAAAAGAGTGGCCGTGCTTCGGAATTTGAGAACGCCATTGAATGGCTCAAGCTATCGGGCATTGTTGGTCAAGTGTTTCGCGTGGAACAGGCATGGAAGCCGCTCGACGATCATCGTGATATCGATTCGTTCAAGATTTATGTTTCCGATGTTGGGCTCTTGGCAGCGAAAAAGAATCTTGAGCCGAATGACGTTCTGTATCCTTCGAATGATCTTGACGATTTCAGGGGCGGTCAAACGGAAAATTATGTGTACACCCAGCTGGTGGCCAATGGGTACGAATGCTATTACTGGAAACCTGAGCGCGATGCCGAGGTAGATTTTGTGATACAGCGCGAAGGATCGGTGATCCCTCTTGAGGTTAAAAGTACCGATGGAAAAATTAAGAGCATGAGGAAGTTTATGAAGCTCTATGAACCGCCGTATGGTTTCAAGCTTGCGACGCTCAATTTCGGGTTTGAGAACGGCATCCGGACGGTACCGCTGTATGCGGCGTTTTGTCTGTAA
- a CDS encoding aminoacetone oxidase family FAD-binding enzyme gives MKTIAIIGGGAAGLAAAVATARAARGANVVVFEADERVGRSILATGNGRCNFSNAQVDAGVYRNAEFVQAAFDELSRQMYTGERAAESRGVTAEYTAVSCVDDERARSPRVVGDPVHAFFAELGLMWRGESEGRLYPLANKASSVLDVLRAALVRGGVQLACERRVTHVDAPDHVGGRYHLRFADDSVEHAHAVIVATGGHTARELVPGHLAFVEPQPVLGPLRTDTTLVKPLNNIRVRCTATLVAPDGTPRASEAGEVLFRDYGVSGIAIFNLSRFTETGDTLSLDLLPQLDEAACEAELQARLNRLGAPTGEELFTGILLPAVARAVLKQAGLRTETTLVACDVPALVHALKAFTLTVHGIGDARQCQVSRGGFAVEAFNPHTMEAYDLPGLHVVGEALDVDAPCGGYNLHWAWTSGLIAGGHAAEILQ, from the coding sequence ATGAAAACGATTGCAATCATAGGTGGTGGCGCGGCGGGGCTTGCGGCAGCAGTGGCGACGGCGCGCGCGGCGCGCGGCGCGAACGTGGTGGTGTTTGAGGCCGACGAGCGCGTGGGACGTTCCATCTTGGCCACCGGCAATGGGCGGTGTAACTTCTCGAACGCGCAGGTGGATGCTGGAGTGTATCGCAACGCGGAATTCGTCCAGGCGGCGTTTGATGAACTGTCGCGTCAAATGTACACGGGTGAAAGGGCTGCTGAATCTCGTGGGGTGACCGCCGAGTATACGGCCGTTTCGTGTGTGGATGATGAGCGCGCACGTTCGCCGCGAGTAGTGGGTGACCCTGTGCATGCGTTTTTTGCTGAACTCGGGCTCATGTGGCGTGGGGAAAGTGAAGGCCGGCTCTACCCGCTTGCGAACAAAGCCTCCAGCGTGCTTGATGTGCTGCGTGCGGCGCTCGTGCGAGGAGGCGTGCAGCTGGCGTGCGAGCGCCGCGTGACGCACGTTGACGCGCCCGATCATGTTGGTGGGCGCTATCATCTGCGATTTGCCGACGACTCGGTCGAGCACGCTCACGCGGTGATTGTAGCGACGGGTGGGCATACGGCGCGCGAGCTTGTACCTGGTCATCTCGCGTTTGTTGAGCCGCAGCCAGTGCTCGGGCCGCTGCGCACCGATACGACTTTAGTGAAACCGCTCAACAACATCCGTGTGCGCTGCACAGCGACACTCGTTGCGCCCGATGGTACGCCACGTGCGAGCGAAGCAGGCGAGGTGCTCTTCCGCGATTACGGCGTGTCAGGCATCGCGATATTCAACCTGTCGCGCTTCACCGAGACGGGCGACACGCTTTCGTTAGACCTGCTGCCCCAGCTCGATGAAGCGGCGTGCGAAGCTGAGCTGCAAGCGCGTCTCAACCGGCTGGGTGCTCCTACCGGGGAGGAACTCTTCACCGGCATACTCCTACCCGCCGTTGCCCGCGCCGTGCTCAAACAAGCGGGATTGCGCACAGAAACAACCCTTGTTGCCTGCGACGTACCCGCCCTCGTTCATGCGCTCAAGGCATTCACCCTCACCGTGCACGGCATCGGCGACGCACGCCAGTGCCAAGTGTCGCGCGGCGGATTTGCCGTTGAAGCCTTCAACCCACACACCATGGAAGCCTACGATCTGCCAGGCCTCCACGTGGTGGGGGAGGCCCTTGACGTCGATGCCCCTTGCGGCGGCTACAACCTCCACTGGGCTTGGACTAGCGGTCTGATCGCCGGCGGCCACGCAGCTGAGATCCTTCAATAA
- a CDS encoding sodium:alanine symporter family protein, which produces MDIVQIINDIDAFVWGPPMIVLLLGSHVFLTFRTGFIQRKLPTAIKLSITKDPDAEGDISQFGALCTALSATIGTGNIVGVATAILAGGPGAVLWMWLTGVFGIATKYSETFAAVKYRVKDHNGNMLGGAMYAWRRAFEKDGKAPWWALLGGGAFALFAAIASFGIGSAVQSSAMTGIITSNAPGIPEWAIGLAIAIMVSIVIFGGVKVISKVCEKLVPFMAIAYAWGCIVIIGLNWEYVWPAICLICESAFTAKAAFGGAVGGGIMLALQFGCARGLFSNESGLGSAPIVASAATTRNPARQALVSMTGTFWDTVIICALTGIVLVSTMLANPDILANGTISEGADLTSAAFATIPYIGTPILVFGMILFAYSTILGWSYYGNRCVAYLFGKHGVRPYQVLYVVIAFLGAIGVGDLVWTVSDITNALMAVPNIVVVLLLSGMIARETKHYVYEKNLNERDETPIPVLESK; this is translated from the coding sequence ATGGATATTGTTCAAATTATCAATGACATCGACGCGTTTGTATGGGGACCGCCGATGATCGTTCTTTTGCTCGGCTCTCACGTGTTTTTGACGTTCCGTACCGGTTTCATCCAGCGCAAGCTTCCCACAGCCATCAAGCTTTCGATAACGAAAGATCCCGATGCAGAAGGTGACATCAGCCAGTTCGGCGCATTGTGTACCGCGCTTTCCGCCACCATTGGCACGGGCAATATCGTAGGTGTGGCTACCGCCATTCTCGCAGGTGGCCCGGGTGCCGTTTTGTGGATGTGGCTCACCGGTGTGTTCGGCATTGCCACGAAGTATTCTGAGACGTTCGCCGCGGTAAAGTATCGCGTAAAGGACCACAACGGCAATATGTTGGGCGGGGCCATGTACGCGTGGCGCCGTGCCTTTGAAAAGGACGGGAAGGCGCCGTGGTGGGCGCTTCTGGGCGGCGGTGCGTTTGCCCTGTTCGCCGCTATCGCCTCGTTTGGCATCGGCTCGGCGGTGCAATCGAGCGCCATGACGGGCATCATCACTTCGAACGCCCCGGGTATTCCCGAGTGGGCCATCGGTCTTGCCATCGCCATCATGGTGTCCATCGTTATCTTTGGCGGCGTGAAGGTGATCTCGAAGGTATGCGAGAAACTGGTGCCCTTCATGGCTATTGCCTACGCCTGGGGCTGCATCGTTATCATTGGATTGAATTGGGAGTATGTGTGGCCCGCCATCTGCCTTATCTGCGAGAGCGCCTTTACGGCTAAGGCGGCCTTCGGCGGTGCGGTCGGCGGCGGTATTATGCTGGCGTTGCAGTTTGGCTGCGCGCGCGGTCTGTTCTCCAACGAGTCGGGCCTAGGTTCGGCTCCCATCGTGGCTTCGGCGGCTACCACTCGCAATCCTGCGCGCCAGGCGCTCGTGTCCATGACGGGTACGTTCTGGGATACGGTCATCATCTGTGCGCTCACGGGTATTGTGCTGGTGTCCACCATGTTGGCGAACCCCGACATCTTGGCGAACGGCACCATCAGCGAAGGCGCCGACCTGACGAGTGCCGCCTTTGCGACCATTCCCTACATTGGTACTCCCATTCTGGTCTTCGGTATGATTCTGTTTGCGTATTCCACCATCCTCGGCTGGTCCTATTACGGCAACCGCTGCGTGGCCTACCTGTTCGGTAAGCACGGCGTGCGTCCCTATCAGGTTCTCTACGTGGTTATTGCCTTCTTGGGAGCCATTGGTGTCGGTGACTTGGTGTGGACCGTTTCGGATATCACCAACGCGCTTATGGCTGTTCCTAACATCGTCGTGGTTCTTTTGCTTTCGGGCATGATTGCGCGCGAGACGAAACACTATGTGTACGAAAAGAACCTCAACGAGCGCGACGAAACCCCCATTCCCGTGCTTGAGTCAAAGTAA
- a CDS encoding sodium:alanine symporter family protein, with amino-acid sequence MIELLNTIDSFVWGPAMIALLLGSHIFLTFKTGFIQRKLPRAIKLSLSSDPEGKGDISHFGALATALAATIGTGSIVGVATAILAGGPGAVFWMWITGVFGIATKYAEVFAAIKYRVRDHNGAMLGGAMYIWERAFRRNDAGELDPSPGGHTPWWAKVGAIAFAAFAGIAAIGTGSAVQASAMAGIITSNVPIPAWIVGIAIVVLVSVVIFGGVQSISKVCEKLVPFMAVAYAGGCVVILVLNAPFLIEALGLIFECAFTPKAAFGGAVGSGFMVALQFGCARGLFSNESGLGSAPIVASAASTRNPAQQALVAMTGTFWSTVVICALTGIVLVSTMLANPEIAAAIKANPTFYTGAQLASEAFAKIPFIGTPILVLGMVAFSYTTILGWSYYGNRCVTYLFGRYAIRPYQVVYVAVAFFGAIGVGDIVWTISDIGNALMAVPNIIVVLALSGMIARQTRHYVYEGHLDETDESPIPQLEGK; translated from the coding sequence ATGATTGAACTCCTCAACACTATCGACTCGTTTGTGTGGGGCCCGGCCATGATCGCGCTTTTGCTGGGTTCCCATATTTTTCTCACGTTCAAGACGGGATTCATCCAGCGTAAACTTCCGCGTGCCATCAAGCTTTCGCTCAGCTCCGACCCGGAGGGGAAGGGCGACATCAGTCATTTCGGCGCCCTTGCCACCGCTTTGGCTGCCACTATCGGTACAGGTTCCATCGTGGGTGTGGCAACGGCCATTCTCGCGGGTGGCCCCGGCGCGGTGTTTTGGATGTGGATCACCGGCGTGTTCGGCATCGCGACCAAGTACGCCGAAGTCTTTGCCGCCATCAAATATCGCGTGCGCGATCACAACGGCGCCATGTTGGGCGGCGCGATGTACATTTGGGAGCGCGCATTTCGCCGCAACGATGCGGGCGAGCTCGATCCGAGCCCCGGGGGACACACCCCCTGGTGGGCAAAGGTGGGAGCGATTGCGTTTGCGGCATTCGCGGGCATTGCAGCCATCGGCACGGGTTCGGCGGTGCAGGCCAGCGCTATGGCGGGCATCATCACGTCAAACGTACCGATACCTGCCTGGATTGTGGGTATCGCCATTGTGGTGCTGGTGTCGGTGGTTATTTTCGGGGGCGTGCAGTCCATTTCCAAGGTGTGTGAAAAGCTGGTGCCGTTCATGGCGGTGGCGTATGCGGGAGGCTGCGTCGTCATTCTTGTGTTGAACGCGCCGTTTTTAATTGAAGCGCTCGGACTCATTTTCGAATGCGCCTTTACGCCGAAGGCGGCGTTCGGCGGTGCGGTGGGCAGCGGCTTTATGGTGGCGCTGCAGTTCGGCTGCGCTCGTGGTTTGTTCTCCAACGAATCGGGCTTGGGTTCGGCTCCCATCGTGGCCTCGGCGGCCTCTACGCGCAACCCGGCGCAGCAGGCGCTGGTGGCCATGACCGGCACCTTCTGGTCGACGGTGGTCATCTGTGCGCTCACCGGCATCGTGCTTGTATCGACCATGCTTGCCAATCCTGAAATCGCTGCCGCTATCAAGGCCAATCCCACGTTCTACACAGGTGCGCAGCTGGCAAGCGAAGCGTTTGCAAAGATTCCCTTTATCGGCACGCCCATTTTGGTGTTGGGCATGGTTGCCTTTTCTTACACCACCATCCTTGGCTGGTCTTACTATGGCAACCGTTGCGTCACCTATCTGTTCGGGCGCTACGCCATTCGTCCGTACCAGGTGGTGTATGTGGCGGTGGCCTTTTTCGGTGCCATCGGCGTGGGCGATATCGTGTGGACCATTTCGGATATCGGCAATGCGCTTATGGCTGTGCCGAACATCATTGTGGTGCTTGCCCTTTCAGGAATGATTGCTCGCCAGACACGTCATTATGTGTACGAGGGGCACCTTGACGAGACGGATGAGTCTCCCATTCCCCAACTAGAAGGCAAGTAG
- a CDS encoding ECF transporter S component, whose amino-acid sequence MAANVRDDVQDLEFTNTNKWDTRQLVTMALLCAIAALLSFIQIPLIPGVTFLTYDPSLMPAMVCGFAFGPGAGIAVGAIAAVIHGLILGEWVGSLMNIVATLCFVWPAAALYARKRTFTRGVVGLVVSVIAATLGAIISNLTIGVAFWYGSVDVILPMLIPAIIPFNLAKGVINAVLTLIVYKAVSNLITPKKSQVKGH is encoded by the coding sequence ATGGCCGCAAACGTACGTGACGATGTGCAAGACCTCGAATTCACCAACACAAACAAATGGGATACCCGACAGCTTGTCACCATGGCGCTTTTGTGCGCCATCGCCGCACTCCTGTCGTTTATCCAAATCCCGCTTATTCCGGGTGTCACGTTTTTAACCTACGATCCCTCGCTCATGCCCGCTATGGTGTGCGGCTTCGCCTTCGGTCCCGGCGCAGGCATTGCCGTAGGCGCCATTGCGGCCGTTATTCATGGACTCATCTTGGGCGAATGGGTGGGCTCGCTCATGAACATCGTGGCCACCCTGTGCTTTGTGTGGCCGGCGGCCGCCCTCTACGCACGCAAGCGCACCTTCACCCGCGGCGTGGTGGGACTTGTCGTCAGCGTGATCGCTGCGACCTTAGGCGCCATCATTTCCAACCTGACCATCGGCGTGGCGTTTTGGTACGGCAGCGTCGACGTCATTTTGCCGATGCTCATCCCCGCCATCATTCCCTTCAATTTGGCAAAGGGCGTCATCAACGCAGTGCTGACGCTTATTGTGTACAAGGCTGTTTCCAATTTGATCACCCCGAAAAAATCTCAGGTTAAGGGACATTAA
- a CDS encoding energy-coupling factor transporter ATPase, protein MIDCTELEFTYDGDRLALAGVDLSVKSGEFICILGGNGSGKSTLAKHLNALLLPDKGTVMVDGYNTAEARDVYRIRSTAGMVFQNPDDQLVASLVEDDVAFGPENLGVETAELAQRVRDALKEVGLVGFEKHETHALSGGQKQRVAIAGVLSMQPKILILDEASAMLDPRGRRGLMRVCKELNARGMTIVMITHFMEEAAEADRVVVLDRGAVACLGTPQEVLVRTDVLADLNLEVPFAADLAYKLQQRGVDVPLCVEEEQLANVLVNTLEGGTSSTHVPAATEKPETAEAAPDSPTESADDNDVVIEFQDVSFTYTPAKSKRKRDQKKKGAAKQAEWGNDPDAIWAIHNVSFSVKRGEFFGIAGHTGSGKSTLIQHMNGILRPTQGRVLVEGLDIADKKQATRVRTDVGVVFQYPEHQLFADTVYNDVAFGPRNLKLAEDEVDARVRESLALVQLDFDELRDVSPFELSGGQQRRVAFAGVLAMRPSILVLDEPVAGLDPAARLDFLELITRLHDQGLTVIMISHSMDDLAKRCDRMLVLNEGEVFEVGAPRTVFLHAEELNAIGLGIPSAQRLSNRLREQGLPLSANTLFTTDSLADELASLAGVAR, encoded by the coding sequence ATGATCGATTGCACGGAGCTTGAATTCACCTACGACGGCGATCGCCTCGCACTTGCGGGCGTCGACCTGAGCGTGAAATCCGGCGAGTTCATCTGCATACTGGGGGGCAACGGCAGCGGCAAAAGCACGCTTGCAAAACACCTGAATGCGCTCTTGCTGCCCGACAAGGGCACCGTTATGGTGGACGGCTACAACACCGCCGAGGCGCGCGACGTCTACCGCATTCGTTCGACGGCGGGCATGGTGTTTCAAAATCCTGACGACCAGCTGGTGGCTTCGCTCGTGGAAGACGATGTGGCGTTCGGCCCGGAAAATTTGGGCGTGGAAACCGCCGAGCTGGCCCAGCGGGTGCGCGACGCTCTCAAAGAAGTGGGCCTCGTAGGGTTTGAGAAGCACGAAACCCACGCGCTTTCGGGCGGGCAAAAGCAGCGCGTTGCCATTGCAGGCGTGCTGAGCATGCAGCCAAAAATTCTCATTCTTGACGAGGCCTCGGCCATGCTTGACCCGCGCGGACGACGGGGGCTTATGCGCGTGTGCAAGGAACTGAACGCGCGTGGCATGACCATCGTAATGATCACTCATTTCATGGAGGAAGCGGCCGAGGCCGATCGCGTGGTCGTGCTTGATCGCGGCGCGGTGGCTTGCCTCGGCACGCCGCAGGAGGTGCTCGTTCGCACCGATGTTCTCGCCGATCTGAACTTGGAAGTTCCCTTTGCGGCCGATCTTGCATATAAGCTGCAACAACGCGGCGTGGATGTGCCTTTGTGCGTTGAAGAAGAGCAGCTGGCAAACGTGTTGGTGAACACGCTTGAAGGCGGGACTTCATCCACGCACGTCCCCGCAGCCACAGAAAAGCCCGAAACCGCCGAAGCTGCTCCAGACAGCCCCACGGAAAGCGCCGATGACAATGACGTCGTCATTGAATTTCAGGATGTCAGCTTCACCTATACGCCCGCAAAAAGCAAACGCAAACGCGACCAGAAGAAAAAGGGCGCGGCCAAGCAGGCAGAGTGGGGTAACGATCCCGATGCGATATGGGCCATTCACAATGTCAGCTTCTCCGTGAAACGCGGCGAGTTCTTTGGCATTGCGGGACACACCGGCTCGGGAAAATCGACCCTTATCCAGCATATGAATGGCATTCTTCGCCCGACACAGGGACGGGTGCTAGTCGAAGGCCTCGACATCGCCGACAAAAAACAGGCGACGCGCGTACGCACCGACGTGGGCGTGGTGTTTCAGTATCCCGAACACCAGCTGTTCGCCGACACGGTGTACAACGACGTGGCGTTCGGACCCCGCAACCTCAAGCTTGCCGAAGACGAGGTGGACGCGCGCGTACGCGAGTCGCTCGCACTCGTACAGCTTGACTTTGACGAGCTGCGCGACGTAAGCCCCTTCGAACTTTCGGGGGGACAGCAGCGCCGTGTCGCATTCGCCGGCGTTTTGGCCATGCGTCCGAGCATCCTTGTGCTTGACGAACCCGTTGCCGGGCTTGACCCTGCGGCGCGGCTTGATTTCCTTGAGCTGATTACGCGCCTTCATGACCAAGGCCTCACGGTGATTATGATCTCTCACAGCATGGACGACTTGGCCAAACGGTGTGATCGCATGCTCGTTCTCAATGAGGGCGAAGTGTTTGAAGTGGGCGCGCCGCGCACGGTGTTTCTGCATGCGGAAGAGCTCAACGCCATCGGGCTGGGCATACCCTCGGCGCAGCGCTTGTCGAACCGCCTTCGCGAACAGGGCCTCCCTCTGTCTGCGAACACTCTGTTCACAACCGACTCGCTTGCCGATGAGCTTGCGTCTTTGGCAGGAGTTGCCCGATGA
- a CDS encoding energy-coupling factor transporter transmembrane protein EcfT yields the protein MNVFSFGSYYPGDSPLHRADPRGKLLLGCAFIIIVLCARTVAALGVVALFVAAFYLLARIPLGNAARSLAPLLFIVVVASILNLFVVQEGPVLVEWAFIRITQGGVFACLFIAARLVLMMLGMSLITMTTMTLDLTEALERLLSPFARFGLPAHELGMIMGIALRFLPQFASELVTIYHAQISRGAALADTPVKGVRMLSSLMVPLFTSAFRHAETLSAAMDARCYHGGIGRSRLHPLRFSAIDGAAVAVLVCMVIGVGVANIFG from the coding sequence ATGAATGTCTTTTCCTTTGGCAGCTACTACCCCGGCGACAGCCCGCTTCATCGCGCAGATCCGCGCGGCAAGCTTCTTTTGGGCTGCGCGTTCATCATCATTGTGCTGTGCGCCCGTACGGTGGCCGCACTCGGCGTGGTCGCCCTGTTTGTAGCGGCGTTCTACCTGCTGGCGCGTATCCCCTTGGGAAATGCGGCGCGTTCGCTTGCCCCTTTGCTGTTCATTGTGGTGGTGGCTTCAATTCTGAACCTGTTTGTCGTCCAAGAGGGCCCGGTGCTGGTTGAATGGGCCTTCATTCGCATCACGCAAGGTGGCGTGTTCGCATGCCTGTTCATCGCAGCGCGCTTGGTGCTCATGATGCTAGGGATGAGCCTTATCACCATGACCACCATGACGCTCGATTTGACGGAGGCTCTTGAGCGGCTGCTGTCCCCATTCGCTCGCTTCGGGCTGCCCGCCCACGAGCTTGGCATGATCATGGGCATTGCCCTGAGGTTTCTGCCTCAGTTCGCAAGCGAGCTGGTCACCATCTACCACGCGCAAATCAGCCGCGGCGCGGCGCTGGCCGACACTCCCGTAAAGGGCGTGCGCATGCTCTCGTCGCTCATGGTTCCGCTGTTCACCAGCGCGTTTCGCCACGCAGAAACGCTTTCTGCCGCCATGGACGCGCGCTGTTACCATGGCGGCATAGGGCGAAGTCGCCTGCATCCACTCCGCTTTTCCGCCATCGACGGCGCAGCTGTTGCGGTGCTCGTCTGCATGGTGATAGGTGTTGGAGTGGCAAACATCTTTGGATGA